Proteins from a single region of Chryseobacterium sp. T16E-39:
- a CDS encoding TonB-dependent siderophore receptor — translation MRRNYVLLTTAFFGSFSLVCAQEKKDSISTKNIDEVLLTAMRQIKTDSLSGNLKRNDKLLEIPQNIVSIKSSLLNLQGAFDVQDVLRNVSGVYIGDATGAGNIFAGTFNAQLRGFNPVSTFRNGLPSFAGGLSQEDVALIEQVDVIKGPAGFINSMGTGGGSLNINTKAPGKSRIGEANVTIGRFDFYRASVDLGSPVKEKGFSFRFNAAYESQGYYADYAKRRKFVLAPVIQYNISKNTYLLAEWNMIQGRALESSNFIQYETEATVQKHPWNANYQGDPNLPTSKLDEHYGRFVIHHQFNDKWKIVSQSSIKSTPLDQWSLLGGTASYHPPMFDDAGNALRSSFRNKQKYLTYNTQLFVSGSYNITPNIIHTVLAGVDFNSSKSDTEHIQGANEFVFNRYQLNYGINRDLLIQPEPDDQIDYTMSEDKTVGAYVYNNFKFWNRLFVDAGFRYSKNKRDRYLKGPSSPAGESNTYRHHAFNPRVGVSYLIQKDFAAYFSYDQSFDPMAGADPQGKEWKPLESYNTELGLKKDWFNGLLSTSVSVYRIIRNNSFSQNPATGLLTQLNQVRNKGIEIDVIGSIYPNITLTANYSYINSVYSKDPYASDLVGQRFSSVPRHQLNMWVMYKFQKGALRGLSLALGETAAMVRETDVPGVRIPDFIKLDASIMYQYKKWFIRGIFDNLANKRYITDGNVTNRYNTDWTAVVGETWMYKESNPFNFKLQLGIKF, via the coding sequence ATGAGGAGAAATTACGTCTTACTGACAACTGCTTTTTTTGGATCGTTTTCTTTAGTATGTGCGCAGGAAAAGAAAGATTCCATATCTACAAAAAATATTGACGAAGTGCTATTGACTGCTATGCGGCAAATCAAGACAGACAGTCTTTCCGGGAACCTGAAGAGGAATGATAAATTATTGGAAATTCCTCAGAATATTGTAAGCATTAAAAGTAGTTTACTAAATCTTCAGGGAGCATTTGACGTACAGGATGTACTCCGTAACGTGAGTGGTGTCTACATAGGAGATGCTACCGGAGCGGGTAATATCTTTGCAGGAACGTTTAATGCTCAGCTGCGGGGTTTCAATCCTGTAAGTACATTTAGAAACGGATTGCCTTCTTTTGCCGGTGGGCTTTCTCAGGAAGATGTTGCATTGATAGAACAGGTGGATGTCATCAAGGGACCTGCAGGCTTTATTAATTCAATGGGGACCGGTGGTGGATCCTTAAATATTAATACAAAAGCTCCCGGTAAAAGCAGAATTGGTGAAGCTAATGTAACAATTGGACGCTTTGACTTCTATCGGGCTTCTGTTGACCTTGGCAGTCCGGTAAAGGAAAAAGGTTTTTCTTTCCGATTCAATGCAGCTTATGAATCGCAGGGATACTATGCTGATTATGCAAAACGGCGTAAGTTCGTTTTAGCACCTGTTATTCAGTATAATATAAGTAAAAATACCTATTTGCTTGCTGAATGGAATATGATTCAGGGGAGAGCATTGGAGTCAAGCAATTTCATACAGTACGAAACAGAAGCCACAGTTCAAAAGCATCCATGGAATGCAAATTATCAGGGGGATCCGAACCTGCCGACATCTAAGCTTGATGAGCATTACGGGAGATTTGTGATTCATCATCAGTTTAATGATAAATGGAAAATAGTTTCCCAGTCATCTATTAAAAGTACACCATTAGATCAATGGAGCCTTCTGGGAGGAACGGCAAGTTATCATCCACCCATGTTTGATGATGCAGGGAATGCACTCCGCTCCAGTTTCAGGAATAAACAAAAATACCTTACCTATAATACCCAGCTATTTGTAAGTGGAAGTTATAACATAACACCAAATATTATCCATACCGTACTTGCAGGGGTAGATTTTAACAGTAGCAAAAGTGATACTGAGCATATTCAGGGGGCTAATGAATTTGTTTTTAACCGATATCAGCTGAATTATGGCATTAACCGTGATCTCCTGATCCAGCCTGAACCGGATGATCAGATCGATTACACAATGTCGGAAGATAAAACAGTGGGAGCCTATGTATATAACAATTTTAAATTTTGGAACCGACTATTTGTAGATGCAGGTTTTCGGTACAGTAAGAATAAACGGGACCGTTACCTTAAGGGTCCGAGTTCTCCTGCGGGAGAGAGCAATACCTACAGGCATCACGCCTTCAACCCAAGGGTTGGTGTAAGCTATTTAATTCAAAAAGATTTTGCGGCATACTTTTCATATGATCAAAGTTTTGATCCAATGGCAGGAGCAGACCCTCAGGGAAAGGAATGGAAACCTTTGGAAAGCTACAACACAGAGTTAGGGTTAAAAAAAGATTGGTTTAATGGGTTATTGTCAACTTCGGTAAGTGTATATCGGATTATAAGAAATAACTCATTCTCCCAAAATCCTGCTACAGGTTTGCTTACCCAGCTTAATCAGGTTAGGAACAAAGGAATTGAGATTGATGTGATCGGTTCTATTTACCCGAATATCACTTTAACAGCCAACTACTCATATATTAATTCTGTATACTCAAAAGATCCCTATGCATCAGATTTAGTGGGGCAGAGATTTTCAAGTGTTCCAAGACATCAGCTCAATATGTGGGTAATGTATAAATTTCAAAAAGGAGCACTGCGTGGTCTTTCTCTGGCTTTAGGAGAAACGGCTGCCATGGTAAGGGAGACGGATGTACCGGGAGTTCGTATACCGGATTTTATTAAACTGGACGCAAGTATTATGTACCAATATAAGAAATGGTTCATACGTGGAATATTTGATAATCTGGCCAATAAACGATATATAACTGATGGTAATGTAACAAACAGATATAATACTGACTGGACTGCTGTGGTAGGAGAGACGTGGATGTACAAGGAAAGTAATCCGTTCAATTTTAAATTACAGCTAGGGATCAAATTTTAA
- a CDS encoding pinensin family lanthipeptide: MENNKKMKLNIDDLKIESFVTALDKDLSKKLQGGLGISPAGDHDHPTHTIKTQDRLHVCGTVQC; the protein is encoded by the coding sequence ATGGAAAACAACAAAAAGATGAAGCTTAACATCGATGATCTTAAGATCGAAAGCTTCGTAACGGCATTAGACAAAGATTTGTCTAAAAAATTACAAGGTGGTTTAGGAATTTCTCCTGCAGGAGATCATGATCACCCGACTCACACTATAAAAACTCAGGACAGACTTCACGTTTGTGGTACTGTTCAGTGTTAA
- a CDS encoding lanthionine synthetase LanC family protein, with translation MTTNKERKEFQKGLNEISEFLLSKTQQDENGFFWDTIYHDNDTGKLSFTFNPSLWNGTGGIAWFFLVLYENYGEKQYLLTAEGAFAKIYHHSTHHKILNPSLYDGICGSIYLGLELFGVTGKELYLQQALDLYEMYRSKILSEETEDLLIGISGILITVCTLYHFTQDQKLYDDIIILINTLLEKALVAESGIKWGKNQLSMDSLCGFSHGNSGIAFCLLQLGKYFNNDEFIWMAEQAFLYEDLYYNSSKNNWMDLRWEESKNQLPDLFEWNKNTFLPEDFDLNAWAHGACGIGTARISAFNRTRNPVYKKDCIKVFERCKNDIMTRTKRNHILFSGYGGLSDFLLQYNQVFANKEALHLATEIVLEGLNKSREHNHSAWGIQNNEDLGLMTGTAGIGLSLLMMIKGKTVNSILHPELPVNEPGTGRILKAFKVKKTFFNLYYPKTLKALKTIIQLKDSIYDSEVIEEFGNTLLNIIEDLPKKDRVYISDIHQLETAQIKIRKKHKGALCFQTRLIILKEELADLLKNDKSDLQGKRFIGTPFIEVYESKWNWKEENHKDSDAGKYYNVLYSTDQEMFHLVLNSFSATILQLLKNPLSIEELTEYFYYPEGEKEIMKNKITEQVRELLNNFFIRVNP, from the coding sequence ATGACAACAAACAAAGAACGTAAAGAATTTCAGAAAGGATTGAATGAAATAAGTGAGTTTCTTTTGTCCAAGACACAGCAAGATGAAAATGGCTTCTTTTGGGATACGATTTATCATGACAATGATACTGGAAAACTTTCTTTCACATTCAATCCCTCTCTGTGGAATGGAACGGGAGGTATCGCCTGGTTTTTTCTTGTACTTTATGAAAACTATGGCGAAAAACAATATCTCTTAACTGCCGAAGGAGCGTTTGCAAAAATATATCACCATTCAACACATCATAAAATTTTAAATCCAAGCCTTTATGATGGGATATGTGGGTCTATTTATTTAGGTTTGGAACTGTTCGGGGTTACCGGTAAGGAACTGTATCTTCAGCAGGCCTTAGATCTCTATGAAATGTACAGGTCCAAAATACTCTCAGAAGAAACGGAAGATCTGCTGATTGGTATCTCAGGAATTTTAATCACCGTCTGCACTCTCTATCATTTTACGCAGGATCAGAAATTATATGATGATATAATCATACTAATCAATACCCTTCTGGAAAAGGCATTAGTTGCGGAATCGGGTATTAAATGGGGTAAAAACCAACTTTCAATGGATTCACTTTGTGGTTTTTCACATGGTAATTCAGGTATAGCTTTCTGTCTGTTGCAGCTGGGTAAATACTTTAATAATGATGAATTTATCTGGATGGCTGAACAGGCATTCCTCTATGAAGATCTTTACTATAATTCCTCAAAAAACAATTGGATGGACTTACGATGGGAGGAATCTAAAAATCAATTACCGGACCTATTTGAGTGGAATAAAAACACCTTTCTCCCTGAAGATTTTGATCTCAATGCATGGGCACACGGCGCCTGTGGTATTGGAACAGCAAGAATTTCGGCATTCAATAGGACCCGTAATCCAGTGTATAAAAAAGATTGTATCAAAGTATTTGAACGATGCAAAAATGATATCATGACCAGAACTAAACGGAATCACATCCTCTTTAGTGGATATGGAGGACTTTCAGATTTTCTGTTGCAGTATAATCAGGTGTTTGCCAATAAAGAAGCTTTGCACCTTGCCACTGAAATTGTTCTGGAAGGTTTAAACAAAAGCAGAGAGCACAATCATTCTGCATGGGGAATCCAAAACAATGAAGATTTAGGACTTATGACAGGTACAGCCGGAATTGGACTTTCTTTACTTATGATGATAAAAGGGAAAACCGTAAATTCAATTCTTCACCCGGAATTACCCGTGAATGAACCTGGAACAGGGAGAATCCTCAAAGCGTTTAAAGTCAAAAAAACTTTTTTTAATTTGTATTATCCTAAAACGCTGAAAGCTCTAAAGACCATTATACAGCTTAAGGACTCTATTTATGACTCTGAAGTCATAGAAGAATTTGGCAACACCTTATTGAATATCATTGAAGATCTGCCTAAAAAAGATCGGGTATATATTTCAGACATTCATCAGCTTGAAACCGCCCAAATCAAAATCAGGAAAAAACATAAAGGCGCTTTGTGCTTTCAAACGCGACTAATCATATTGAAAGAGGAATTGGCTGATCTATTAAAAAATGATAAAAGTGATCTTCAGGGAAAACGATTTATCGGTACTCCCTTCATTGAGGTTTACGAATCCAAATGGAACTGGAAGGAGGAAAACCATAAAGATTCGGATGCAGGAAAATACTATAATGTTTTGTATAGCACAGATCAGGAGATGTTCCATCTTGTATTAAACTCATTTTCTGCAACAATACTTCAGCTTTTGAAGAATCCTTTAAGTATTGAGGAACTAACAGAGTATTTCTATTATCCCGAAGGAGAAAAGGAAATAATGAAAAATAAAATAACGGAACAGGTCAGGGAGCTTTTAAACAATTTCTTCATCAGGGTCAATCCTTAA
- a CDS encoding thiopeptide-type bacteriocin biosynthesis protein produces the protein MQKSWNTYYIYYGGSADQILKEIVHPSIEDVQQSMEKELKFFFIRYFENGYHIRLRLFLSAKESILFKSMLANHVSVYEHINKAAIVVRETEYIPEIGRYGNADTIKYAESYFYESSRFVLHHLVTKEPLTISERYLLALKTHMIFLKGMGFSKNYSQQLCDKFIQSWLPVPFSQDSNEYEQNRKSIRSAFQIQFETYQDLLCEPLAEFWNSLDTTTDVFIKQFLEANGKIWSKYNQAQLSSNALEEVLLSFIHMTNNRLGIVNSEESYLLFLIMKTIPLIKDYDNKQRT, from the coding sequence ATGCAGAAATCCTGGAATACTTATTATATATACTATGGTGGAAGTGCAGACCAAATATTGAAAGAAATAGTACATCCATCTATCGAAGATGTACAGCAATCAATGGAAAAAGAACTGAAATTTTTCTTTATCCGATATTTTGAAAATGGCTATCATATCCGGTTACGCCTGTTCTTATCAGCTAAAGAATCTATTCTTTTTAAATCCATGCTAGCCAACCACGTCTCAGTATATGAGCACATAAATAAAGCAGCAATCGTTGTGAGAGAAACTGAATATATTCCTGAAATTGGCCGATATGGAAATGCAGATACGATCAAATATGCTGAAAGCTATTTTTATGAATCGTCACGGTTTGTTTTGCATCATTTAGTAACAAAGGAACCTTTAACGATATCTGAAAGATATCTTCTCGCCCTCAAAACTCATATGATATTTTTAAAAGGAATGGGGTTTTCTAAAAATTATAGCCAACAGCTATGTGATAAATTTATACAAAGCTGGCTTCCAGTTCCTTTTTCCCAGGATTCTAACGAATACGAACAAAACAGGAAAAGCATACGATCAGCTTTTCAGATACAGTTTGAAACATATCAGGATTTATTATGTGAGCCTCTTGCAGAATTCTGGAATTCACTGGATACCACCACAGATGTTTTTATAAAACAGTTTCTTGAAGCGAACGGTAAGATCTGGAGTAAATACAACCAGGCTCAGTTATCATCAAATGCTCTGGAAGAAGTTTTACTTAGCTTTATTCACATGACTAATAACAGGCTGGGAATAGTAAATTCTGAAGAATCCTACCTTCTTTTCTTAATCATGAAAACCATCCCATTAATAAAGGATTATGACAACAAACAAAGAACGTAA
- a CDS encoding lantibiotic dehydratase gives MSFTNLPYIFTRFAALPVQSLNALIIPEIEGQLNQWQMAAEYKKNCNEKLCSSLYTLIEQSADDHERKLLLNLKRAVYNGRQNAKSMAQKIPSDTFNIIEDSWKEWLIAVEKHKEYEQSWEKDFNDHLFAHRKNIQKLTGLYPLKNGVLLSSKDLYEQLESFENADVKSLNKDTERIEFSVLRYLTRMTYKTSPFSTFTYLGLTQMDAADQTGVSALSKIPDSKIRLNNKLLKRIKKLMECHPELQGLLVVNINSSVSENDGRFSFLLNCANIEVFQEIQASGVNQYIKELINNSEESISLSSFIELLSNHIEADFSELRHYVLKLVDSGFLELTLECSEIDPDWDSHLLTFLGQHEKNNESAQQLYEMVSHLQQAKNEFASAKISQREIILKKISKIFDTTISGLENQAGIVKLPKEEIKDLLENILAQYRNGEGFEKIPYIPVDYRQEGFIYEDTYTDQLHTAKENTINELGKLLSDLVNRLTAFDIRAKEKNNIKNFFISSYGDHQKIPLVTFYHEYYRHKNEFETGEEQISYGNLWADLFWADLQNEGQMSDEIKIQKKHLFQLPVSKKTAPSGSAFLQFFDHQSKTGTKAVVNGLMPGMGKMSGRFLHLFDPEVSKAHRDYNRLLFPDKLLIELNDDSSFNANIHPPLLDHEIKMPSSNTQMKKSQQISLDRISVGYNPEKDMLFLTDNILKKEIYAFDLCLETITNRSNLYQLMSLFNPCIYVSYHPLIQVIDKNYSKQFKNEDIQVFPRIVFEDKLVLRRKGWLIDLATIPRQNRDEKNSVYFLRFHQWLLKNTLPSSAFLYLQSSYIPENQSADKTAGNKDDYKPQFISFEQPLLFSLFTKLLNRAVSYIYLEEVLPSVHHSQERVSEHLIQWYNF, from the coding sequence ATGAGCTTTACTAATTTACCTTATATTTTTACACGGTTTGCTGCATTGCCCGTCCAAAGTTTAAATGCTTTAATCATTCCTGAAATTGAAGGCCAGCTTAATCAATGGCAAATGGCAGCAGAGTACAAAAAGAATTGTAACGAAAAGTTGTGCAGTTCGCTTTACACCCTAATTGAACAATCTGCTGACGACCATGAACGAAAGCTTCTATTAAACCTTAAGCGCGCAGTGTATAACGGTCGGCAAAATGCGAAATCGATGGCACAAAAAATACCTTCGGACACTTTTAATATAATCGAAGATTCCTGGAAAGAGTGGTTAATCGCCGTGGAAAAGCATAAAGAATACGAACAATCCTGGGAAAAGGATTTCAATGATCACCTATTCGCACACCGAAAGAATATTCAAAAGCTTACTGGGCTATATCCGCTTAAAAATGGAGTTTTACTTTCAAGCAAAGATTTATATGAACAATTGGAAAGTTTTGAAAATGCTGATGTGAAATCTTTAAATAAAGACACCGAAAGAATTGAATTCAGTGTACTGCGCTACCTAACCCGGATGACGTATAAAACATCCCCTTTCAGCACGTTCACCTATTTAGGCCTTACCCAAATGGACGCTGCTGATCAGACAGGTGTTTCCGCCCTTTCGAAAATCCCTGATTCTAAAATACGACTTAACAATAAACTTTTGAAACGTATAAAAAAGTTGATGGAGTGCCATCCTGAACTACAAGGTCTGTTGGTCGTGAATATCAACAGTAGTGTAAGTGAGAACGACGGCCGATTCAGTTTTCTGCTCAATTGTGCAAACATTGAAGTCTTTCAGGAAATTCAGGCCTCGGGTGTGAATCAATATATTAAAGAACTGATCAACAATTCGGAGGAAAGTATCTCATTATCATCATTCATTGAACTTCTTTCAAACCACATTGAGGCCGATTTTTCAGAATTACGACATTATGTATTAAAATTGGTGGATTCAGGATTTTTAGAACTCACTTTAGAGTGTTCTGAGATTGATCCTGACTGGGACAGCCACCTTTTAACATTTCTGGGACAGCACGAAAAAAACAATGAATCTGCACAACAGCTCTACGAAATGGTTTCTCACCTTCAACAGGCAAAAAATGAATTTGCATCTGCAAAGATTTCTCAGCGGGAGATTATTTTGAAAAAGATCTCAAAGATCTTTGATACCACTATTTCAGGTCTTGAAAATCAGGCAGGTATTGTAAAACTGCCGAAAGAAGAAATTAAGGACTTGCTTGAAAATATCCTTGCACAATATAGAAATGGGGAAGGATTTGAAAAAATTCCTTATATCCCGGTTGACTACCGCCAGGAAGGATTCATTTATGAAGATACTTATACCGACCAGCTTCATACAGCTAAAGAAAATACCATTAATGAACTTGGAAAATTACTATCTGATCTTGTCAATCGACTGACCGCTTTTGATATCAGGGCTAAGGAGAAAAACAATATTAAAAACTTCTTTATCTCCAGTTATGGCGATCATCAAAAAATTCCTCTGGTTACTTTTTACCATGAATATTATCGTCACAAAAATGAATTCGAAACAGGGGAAGAACAAATATCTTACGGCAATCTCTGGGCTGATCTTTTTTGGGCTGATCTTCAGAACGAAGGGCAGATGTCCGACGAAATAAAAATTCAAAAGAAGCACCTGTTTCAGCTCCCTGTATCAAAGAAAACAGCTCCCTCCGGTTCAGCATTCCTGCAATTTTTTGATCATCAATCCAAAACAGGCACCAAAGCGGTTGTCAATGGACTCATGCCGGGCATGGGTAAAATGAGTGGTAGGTTTCTCCATCTTTTTGATCCTGAAGTTTCTAAAGCACATAGAGATTATAACAGACTTTTATTTCCAGACAAGCTGCTTATTGAGCTCAATGATGACTCCAGTTTTAATGCCAATATCCATCCTCCTTTGCTTGATCATGAGATTAAGATGCCATCGTCAAATACACAGATGAAAAAGTCTCAGCAGATCAGTTTAGACCGGATATCAGTGGGCTATAATCCAGAAAAGGATATGCTTTTTTTGACAGACAACATTTTAAAGAAAGAAATCTATGCATTTGACTTATGCCTGGAAACAATAACAAACAGATCAAACCTTTACCAGCTTATGTCTCTGTTCAACCCGTGTATCTATGTCAGCTATCATCCACTGATACAGGTTATCGACAAAAATTATTCAAAACAATTTAAAAATGAAGACATTCAGGTATTTCCACGAATTGTGTTTGAAGACAAGCTGGTGCTTCGACGCAAAGGATGGCTGATCGATCTCGCCACCATTCCCCGACAAAACAGAGATGAAAAAAACAGTGTTTACTTTCTCCGCTTTCACCAATGGTTATTAAAAAACACATTACCATCTTCTGCATTTCTTTATTTACAGTCTTCGTACATTCCTGAAAATCAATCAGCCGATAAAACTGCTGGAAACAAAGATGATTACAAACCTCAATTTATAAGTTTCGAGCAACCTTTGCTTTTCAGCCTTTTTACAAAACTTCTAAACAGGGCTGTATCCTACATTTATCTAGAGGAGGTACTACCTTCTGTACACCATTCCCAGGAAAGAGTTTCCGAGCATTTAATTCAATGGTATAATTTTTAA
- a CDS encoding peptidase domain-containing ABC transporter yields the protein MKTILFRRNHYPFFRQLDTMDCGPTCLKMIASYYGKELSLNHLRDICDVRSQGTSVSGLKYAAEKLKLKTLAAELTQEVLLEKAPLPCILHWDHNHFVVLWNLTEKHAYVGNPALGKNMRYTINDFMEHWTISGHENKGIAIFIEQTESFNEIEDQPDPSISLFSLLKRISDQRKRIYFVMTALLAATLLTLAIPLLTQAVVDKAISKKDIGILSLICAGQLILFTGRILTDFFRSRILFKLGMNISIKLVYEFVDKLMQLRLSFFEYRSSGDNLQRIYDNQRVEEFLTKNCVSAGLSLIILIVNGGLLCYYDWKLFLLFLAASMISVLWTHLFEEKRRRLDQRTFSLLSNAQRHQIETFEAMAEIRLTGAEEEKNQLWKTMQEETYAVKMENLKLDQRIQGVALFINETTGVLTTFLTASLVINGHLTLGAMLAITYMYGSLNGTVNQLSDFIRSMQTAKFSLQRISEVEYEETEDAHSTLTLPKGNSGSIELLDVSFRYGKLSPDVLHNISLTIPAGKVTAIVGMSGSGKTTLLKLLLKFFNTTQGIITFAGQDLKLINAKSLRRQCGAVMQDSFLFTDSIAGNIWVGSPEKDLYRVKNACKMVNMQDFIESLPLSYETQIGSEGIGLSEGQKQRLLIARLIYRQPDYIFLDEATNSLDANNEKLIVENLNTFFLGRTVVIVAHRLSTVVHADNIIVLDHGNIVEQGTHEALTMSKGAYYHLVKNQLELGK from the coding sequence ATGAAGACTATATTATTTAGAAGAAACCACTATCCATTTTTCCGGCAATTAGACACCATGGACTGTGGACCTACCTGTCTCAAAATGATTGCCTCCTATTATGGAAAAGAATTATCACTCAATCATCTGCGTGATATCTGTGATGTCCGCAGTCAGGGAACCTCTGTTTCTGGTTTAAAATATGCCGCTGAAAAACTTAAGCTTAAAACATTAGCCGCTGAATTAACTCAGGAGGTCTTACTTGAAAAAGCACCACTACCCTGCATACTCCATTGGGACCATAATCACTTTGTCGTTTTATGGAATCTTACAGAAAAACATGCCTATGTCGGTAATCCTGCCCTTGGCAAGAATATGCGTTATACGATCAATGACTTTATGGAACACTGGACCATATCAGGGCATGAAAATAAAGGCATTGCAATATTTATTGAACAGACAGAATCTTTTAACGAAATAGAAGATCAACCAGATCCTTCAATCAGTTTATTTTCTTTATTAAAACGGATCAGCGATCAACGTAAGCGTATTTACTTTGTTATGACAGCTCTTTTGGCCGCTACCCTTTTAACATTAGCAATCCCATTACTGACACAGGCAGTTGTAGACAAAGCCATTTCAAAAAAAGATATTGGAATATTATCTTTAATCTGTGCAGGGCAGCTCATTCTATTTACAGGCCGGATTTTAACTGACTTTTTTCGCAGCCGGATCCTTTTCAAACTGGGAATGAACATAAGCATAAAACTGGTTTATGAGTTTGTGGATAAGCTTATGCAGTTAAGGCTCTCTTTTTTCGAATACAGAAGCAGTGGTGACAATTTACAGCGAATTTATGACAATCAACGTGTAGAGGAATTCCTTACAAAAAACTGCGTAAGCGCCGGACTCTCTCTTATAATTCTCATCGTAAATGGCGGACTTTTATGCTACTATGACTGGAAGCTCTTTCTTCTATTTCTTGCTGCAAGTATGATAAGTGTTCTTTGGACGCATCTTTTTGAAGAGAAAAGAAGACGCCTGGATCAGCGAACTTTCAGCTTGCTTTCCAATGCCCAACGCCATCAGATAGAAACATTCGAAGCCATGGCAGAAATAAGACTGACCGGAGCAGAAGAAGAAAAAAACCAGCTTTGGAAAACGATGCAGGAGGAGACCTATGCAGTAAAAATGGAAAATCTAAAACTGGACCAGCGTATACAAGGCGTAGCACTTTTCATCAATGAAACAACAGGGGTATTGACTACTTTTTTAACCGCTTCTTTAGTAATCAACGGACATTTAACACTCGGTGCAATGCTTGCCATTACATATATGTATGGTTCATTGAACGGTACTGTAAACCAACTGTCAGATTTCATCCGTTCCATGCAGACTGCGAAATTCAGTCTGCAACGGATTTCTGAAGTAGAATATGAAGAAACGGAAGATGCCCATTCAACCCTGACTCTGCCCAAAGGAAACTCTGGTTCAATAGAACTGCTTGATGTCAGCTTCCGGTATGGAAAATTATCCCCTGATGTTCTGCATAATATCTCTTTAACGATTCCTGCAGGAAAAGTAACCGCTATCGTAGGGATGAGTGGAAGTGGAAAAACAACACTTTTAAAGTTACTTCTTAAATTTTTCAATACCACCCAGGGAATCATCACTTTTGCCGGACAAGATCTGAAACTGATTAATGCAAAAAGCTTACGAAGACAGTGCGGAGCTGTTATGCAGGATTCTTTTCTATTCACAGACAGTATCGCTGGCAACATCTGGGTCGGAAGCCCTGAAAAAGATCTCTATCGGGTAAAAAATGCCTGTAAAATGGTGAACATGCAGGATTTTATTGAAAGCCTCCCCCTCTCTTATGAAACCCAGATTGGCAGCGAAGGAATTGGACTCAGCGAAGGACAGAAGCAACGCCTGCTTATCGCCCGGCTGATTTACCGTCAACCTGATTATATATTTCTCGATGAAGCCACCAATTCTCTTGATGCCAATAATGAAAAACTTATCGTTGAAAACCTGAACACTTTTTTTCTTGGCAGAACGGTCGTTATTGTTGCTCACAGACTGAGCACTGTTGTTCATGCAGATAATATTATCGTACTGGACCATGGAAACATTGTTGAACAGGGCACTCACGAAGCATTAACAATGTCAAAAGGGGCTTATTATCACTTAGTTAAAAATCAACTGGAACTCGGAAAATAA